A single region of the Rhipicephalus microplus isolate Deutch F79 chromosome 10, USDA_Rmic, whole genome shotgun sequence genome encodes:
- the LOC119181036 gene encoding tetraspanin-33-like: protein MEERAAKPRVFLKDSGTAKEQKHLSAKDRLDTAGYASIATQTKDVGARNPAQTRPAPPACPATPASIIASLEAAALNLDVNPFVRYPLIVMNCVLWVLGLFLFVGGLYAYIGTATRASVAEPSGTVLNIYSQLVVHVELTVMLGGTLLVLLSFCGCVGALRENTCLLNAYSSLITALLLLNFIVGLLVFSLPSQLKRMVRNTLSTRLVVHYRDSPDLQHLIDSVQQDLQCCGLSQRSFRDWNSNMYFNCSRTNPSSERCSVPYSCCRRNSTEEVVNLSCGQGVLNRTDYDAWFTVYTGNCVDAVHRLMRENATIITGACLVFVILLAFVQMVTQALVDEIFIIRRIYERVYDRLYDMRASAENTERVE from the exons ATGGAG GAGAGAGCAGCCAAGCCGCGTGTTTTTCTCAAGGACAGCGGCACAGCCAAGGAACAGAAACATTTGTCTGCCAAGGACAGGCTTGACACTGCCGGCTATGCCTCTATTGCTACCCAGACCAAAG ATGTCGGTGCCCGGAACCCTGCACAGACGCGCCCTGCACCACCGGCATGCCCTGCGACACCGGCATCGATTATTGCGAGCCTAGAGGCAGCAGCGCTCAACTTGGACGTGAACCCGTTTGTGCGCTACCCGCTCATAGTCATGAACTGTGTTCTCTGGGTGCTCGGCCTCTTCCTCTTTGTCGGCGGCTTGTATGCCTACATTGGCACAGCGACGCGGGCCAGCGTTGCCGAGCCCTCTGGGACTGTTCTCAACATTTACAG TCAACTGGTGGTGCACGTGGAGCTGACGGTGATGCTGGGGGGCACACTGCTAGTGCTGCTGTCCTTCTGCGGCTGCGTTGGAGCACTGCGCGAGAACACCTGTCTGCTGAACGCCTATTCGTCGCTCATCACTGCACTGCTACTGCTCAACTTCATCGTGGGCCTGCTGGTGTTCTCGCTGCCCTCGCAGCTGAAGCGCATGGTGCGCAACACATTGAGCACGCGTCTTGTCGTGCACTACCGGGACAGCCCCGATTTGCAGCACCTCATTGACTCCGTACAG CAGGATCTGCAGTGCTGCGGGCTGTCACAAAGGAGTTTCCGGGACTGGAACAGCAACATGTACTTCAACTGCTCGCGAACTAATCCCAGCAGTGAGCGCTGCTCGGTCCCTTACTCCTGCTGCAGGCGAAACAGCACTGAAGAG GTGGTGAACCTGAGCTGTGGTCAGGGAGTGTTGAACAGGACCGACTACGATGCTTGGTTCACAGTGTACACTGGCAACTGTGTCGACGCAGTGCATCGACTCATGCGCGAAAATGCCACCATCATTACGGGAGCTTGCCTCGTCTTTGTGATCCTGCTCGCCTTTGTGCAAATGGTCACACAGGCGCTGGTCGACGAAATATTCATCATTCGGCGAATTTACGAGAGGGTGTATGACCGCCTTTATGACATGCGTGCCAGTGCAGAGAATACGGAACGTGTTGAATAA